gttttggaagaagcttgacttcaagactgcaaggaataacatagaggatatcgatgtagacgcggaatttgaaaaattgaaaaaacagatcgatccaacaccccctcaagtgaaaaggagcttctttgaaaagtttcagcaaatcctcaatccagggaacaataacaaaaaacctcctgctgttctgaagaaaactcgtggtcgcccaacattgaaaacgcaggaagaaagaaaggttgAAACCGCTAGAAAAAACTCTTACATTCCGTCAGAAGAAACTTGGGTCGAGGCCTCAGACGATCTTCCCCGTCACAGCTCGTACATATCAGCCGaagattctagaagagaaaagaatACCAAACCGCTCAACCTACACCCTAATTTCCCGAATATCAAGCTCAGTCCTAAGACAGATATAACGATCCGCAACTACGCATCTCAGATTCCCAAAGTGATCCATCCATACATCGTTAGAATAAAGGAcgtgaaaccagatggtcattgtgggtttcgatcggtggctgttgggttaggagtgaaacaaaattcatatttgatGATCCGGGAACAACTTCTAAAGGAGTTACGTATGAACGAATCGCTTTGGAGGCAGGTTTTCGATCCTGAAAACATAGGACATTATGATGCGCTGGTTACACGGATCGATTTCAAGGGGGTGGGACGAGCAGGTATCGAAAATTACATGTCGATGCCTGAGACGGGGTTTCTTATTGCCCAACGAtacggtgtgattgttcacaccttcgacattcgtgggagcgatacaattttccctctgctgggcgggccaaacgaagctgaggaacctcacctggtagttgcggttgtgttcgtcgacaatgggcatttcatacatgtagagctTGGAGGTTGTTATCCAGTGCCTCCCCCAAACCTACTCTGGACAGCGAACAGAACAGAGCGCGCAGCAGCCTGGCATACATTATACAGGGATCAGATCAACGCGTACGAAATGCTTACATCGTGCCCCTGCCCTTAATGTAACCccatatgttcacgatgtatcttaaatgtgtttaataataatcacgtttgtgtttgttcaatatacgcgttacatcacgttaaaaaccgaatgtcacTGACACGGCCCAATcagattcaatacgcacttgtacgacccgaaatgacaatatacatcataatactacaattaatgaaaaaatacgtcatgttcatgtacggtaggcggctgatacacataacacttctcacaggagtacttgtgctttcaaacctaaatgatacgagataacggaataagacatcacacgtaaccgatttgatccggaacttgcagtatagtccatatatattaaaaaatgatgtataatggaaaaacggaaaatttagactatttatcgacgcgtttgtgaattaaaaacaattttaaaaaatttaaaaaatgccCAAAACGCCCCGCTATGGTCATAACGCTGCGTTTTGGAcccaaagcgccgcgctatggccatagcggggcgcttcgGTCCCTCGTTATACACTGAAGCGGGGCATCTTCTCCCCCACTTCAcccaaacacaaaaacacacactaAAGGTGCGATCTCACACAGTCGAGCCGGATTCGGAGATTTTCGAGCTTTCAACCGCTAAAAGGTGCGATCTCAAACCCTTAATCGTTTCGGTATAACAcatgttgattgttgattgtggCCTTAATCGATCGCTGTTGGGTTCTGTTCTTCAGAATGAAGAACCAAAGCGCCGCGCcgaggccaaagcggggcgctttggttcatgttaatttttttttatttgttatttgttatttgtttaattattattaattgtttaatattatttgtttattaatatttgtttaatattattatttgtttattaatatttgtttaatattattatttatttaatattattatttgtttatttaatattatttgtttaatattattatttatttaatattattatttgtttatttaatattatttgtttaatattatttgtttaattattattatttgtttaattattattaattgtttaatattatttgtttattaatatttgtttaatattattatttgtttattaatatttgtttaatattattatttatttaatattatttgtttaattattattaattgtttaatattatttgtttattaatatttgtttaatattattatttgtttaatattatttgtttaattaatattattatttgatcaaCGTGCAGGGATGGATTTATCCGATAAGGAGATTGAGCATATGGAGGCTGAGGGAGAGGTGGGGGACGAGGAAGAGCTGGCATGTTCGTACCTGCAGTTTCCGCAGGGTTCACGGGCGAGGAGGAGATGTGCTAGGTTGCTCACCCGTACCTTTGATGTCGGTCTGAGGTTCAGGGGTGCTGACGGGCTGATTTGGCAGCCGGAGGTGTTGCcggaggtcatcccggttgttaTTGAGGTGAGGCCTGGAGTGTTAGCCCCTCCTGATGTTCAGCGGGCCGCTCGGCAGGCTCAGCTACAGGCTCTGGGCATCGATCagcctcaggctcaggctcaggctcaggctcaggttCAGGCTCAGCCTATATTCGAGGATCCGGCGCAGGAGGAGCGGGTCGAGGAGATCCCGGTACCACCAGTTCAGCCAGCTCCTGAGCCGCCACAGTACCCGCAGCACGTTTACGCTGACCTGCCTCCGGCAGcgcgtgaggtggctcgggacttcgacCGGCGCCTCAGACGTCAGGGCGCACGCATTGACTGGATCGTCCAGACGCTCGTTGATCTACGAGAGCTCGCTGCGTTGCCTCCACTTCCCCTCCCACCGTCCCAACCGCACAAGGATTAGTACATTactttgtttgtttagtgttttgttatgtattatgtacttagttgtacctttttgttgtgtattgtatgtacaaactgatatatatatatatatatatatatattgcagttaatcttctatttacatcacGTTGGTTCTGGATTGTTTACGTTTAATTCTTATGGCTTTCTGTACATTTTATTGAACGTGTTCgttttaatttaacaaaataaacaacgttaagaacttatattatacacattctataaaaataatgacgtaatgacgtaattataaaacaactattaattatatgtaataaaactaaaataaaaaatttttcctccaaaaatccctaccaaactaattcaaccaaaaatccctaccaaactaacCCACATCAACCCCAACCaatctgtttaaaaaaaacatccaaagcgcctcgctatggccaaagcggggcgctttggattggtcaacagacaaggactgacttctgtcagtccttgtctgttgaccaaggccaaagcgccccgctttggccatagcgagacgctttggatgtgcaaaaagacaaCAGCCGTGTGCGAATAGACCAACCCTTAATAAAGAAGGGTTATCAATATGTATACATGCATATTCACAAAATGAAAGATAAACTAATAAATATAAACAATTTGGTTGGTTCCAAACTGAGTACAAAACACTGTTAAACTAGGTTTTTCAAACCATAAACCGATATCAAACAAACCAGCTGACCAAGCCAATTTGCTTTGGTTTAACCAGTGCGGTCGGTTTTAACGATTTATAATCAACTCTACGGCTTTGAATCTTTGATCCAAAACGAAAAATTCTTAACCATCAAGACAATATTATTATCTAAACTCAAAAAAACAGACCTAACCCGAAATGCCATTAATCAACCGAAGGAACTACGATGTGAGTTCACCAAGTGACCAAACAAAATCTATAGGAATTTATACTTATTGGAGTCATACAACAAGCCTTTTTCCCTTTGTTTTGATAATTTGAAAGATTTTAAAGAATCACCAACCAAAAGTTTGTTGACAACAAAGTTATTAGAGGTCCCTCCATGAAACATGGAAACCAGGATTTCTAAGTATAGAAACACAGTAGTGAACAATCTCAACCAAACCTTAAACCATCAAACCCAACTACAAATAGCTccttaataaaaacaaaaatcccAGGAAGAGAAATAAAATCACCCCTCCTTAAGCTCTTCCTCATTTTGAAACAATAGATAGAACAATAgagatagatatatatatatagagagagagatagatagATGGGGATTACTACAAGCATGAAAACCATAAGTTGCCTTGTTCTAATCATGCTAGCTTGCTTGGGCCACAAGGCACATGCGGACACCCTATGCATGCGCGAATGCGCCAGTGCATGAAGCAAAACACCGAGGCCCAAGAAATCGAATGCTACTTCTTCTGTGTTCTCAACTGTGAAAAATGCCCCGACAGCCCCACAGGATGCCCTCCTGGTATGTTTCTCTTTTTGTACATTGCCGGTATTAAGATGGGACGATTTCAAACCATTTATTTATACACGCGCCGATTTGAGTTGTGACTATAGAGACCGAAAATATCCCCAACTCTATATTTAATTCATACCGGTTCTCCTAAAATTACATATTCACACGAACAAAAATACTTACAAATAAACCCAACTTGTCCCATGTTGCAATCTTTAGTGATCACTATCACATGTTTAAAACTTAAACCTTCCCTGCTAATTGCGTTTTGTTTCATAAAGACGAAgaaactacaaaaaaaaaactggCGGACGCAAATATGAAAGGTATGGAACAAATACTTATCAAGGCCCACGGTACACAGAAACTCAAGGTTTAAATAGCACAAATACAAagtcccccccccccctttcCAAATTTAATTAGAGCAAATTTCATATGAATTATGAGCGATCTAAAGAGCATAGATTTATAATTTATTTGCTAATATAACAGTCTGAACCTAGGCTCCGAGAGCTAGACTCTGGATGTATGGAAGAAAAAACAGCAATATCAGTGAAATTAATCCTAGCCTAAAAGGTCTGAACAATAAAATAGTATAGTCATATGAAAATAGAATTTTCAGAATTAATAAGTATACTTGGAGATGCTAAGTGAGCAAAACTTGCAACAAGTACAACAGTGTTATTTCTGATAGAGTTCATCTGGCTTCTCTGCTTCCAGCCCGAAAATATTATTATAATCCAGCCTTCTTTTCTAGTTTTTGAATTTGATTCAGGAAGATCCATGTCATCTGTATAACCAGAAATTTAATGAATCAGAAACATGCATTGGATCGTACTTTTACTGTGTGCACGACTGCAcgcgtatgtgtgtgtgtgtgtgagagagagagagagagagagagtaccATGACATGAGGGGCAATCCTAACACAGTAAACAGGGAATCCAGTATAGAACTTAAACGGTCCTCCAGATTTGAGGGTTTTCAAAGCGCAATCCATTGATCCAGTGTATGGGTATTTCCCCTCCGCATCGGGCTGCATTTTCTGAATCTGCGTTTTCACATAATCAAAAGGCAAACTGCAGGCTGCAGCAAAGAACCCTGATACCGTACTGGCACCTGCAAAGCCGAAAAAAAATCATATTCACAATTCTATACACATACGCATGCGCATATATTAGATACATGATATTAACTTACCGAGAATTGTAGCACCTTCGCCAGCACCCAAATTATCCTTAAAAAACTCAACGCTTTGATCATAAGAAGCAAGCATTCCCATGTTCAAAGCCATTGCTCTTACGACAGTGGGACCTGCACCTTTCCAAAGAGCCAACACTCCTTCATCAGCAGTAATCCTATACAAAGCATGGAATGCATTTGTGTAATTACGCCTCTGGGCTGCAGGTAGGGTGGCATCTGCCTGCATACGGATCAGTGCCAGATCAGCTGGACTCCCGACACATGCTCCGATTGCGCCAGCTGTCAGCCCACACAACGCTTTTTGGTATAGAGGAAGAGGCTTTCCATCATTCGCTTCAAGTGCCTTGTTTGTCAGAATCCTATTATGTTATAAAAAAACAGATAAAGTGTATTGTCGGAAGCCAACTG
Above is a window of Helianthus annuus cultivar XRQ/B chromosome 14, HanXRQr2.0-SUNRISE, whole genome shotgun sequence DNA encoding:
- the LOC110908688 gene encoding mitochondrial dicarboxylate/tricarboxylate transporter DTC, whose product is MTKEKQTESNVTSVISSTTKGTYIQKRTLILTSRINTHTLSSSSSSHSRCPESETLTLLCFTNSFEMGEEKPKPIGGVWPTVKPFVNGGASGMLATCVIQPIDMIKVRIQLGQGSAVSVTKEMLKNEGVGAFYKGLSAGLLRQATYTTARLGTFRILTNKALEANDGKPLPLYQKALCGLTAGAIGACVGSPADLALIRMQADATLPAAQRRNYTNAFHALYRITADEGVLALWKGAGPTVVRAMALNMGMLASYDQSVEFFKDNLGAGEGATILGASTVSGFFAAACSLPFDYVKTQIQKMQPDAEGKYPYTGSMDCALKTLKSGGPFKFYTGFPVYCVRIAPHVMMTWIFLNQIQKLEKKAGL